In Janthinobacterium rivuli, a single genomic region encodes these proteins:
- a CDS encoding acyl-CoA dehydrogenase — protein sequence MSKTVFDWNSPLLLEEQLTGDERAVLEAARDYCQGSLVPRVLESFRHGRTDAAIFREMGELGLLGTTIPEEYGGAGLNYVCYGLAAREVERVDSGYRSMMSVQSSLVMVPINAFGNEETKQKYLPKLATGEFIGCFGLTEPNHGSDPGSMVTRARKVPGGYSLSGAKMWITNSPIADVFVVWAKDDEGAIRGFVLEKGWKGLSAPEIHGKVGLRTSITGEIVMDEVFCPEENAFPDVRGLKGPFTCLNSARYGIAWGALGAAEDCYLKARQYTMDRQQFGRPLAANQLVQKKLADMLTEITMGLQGCLRLGRMKDEGSPAVEITSIMKRNSCGKALDIARMARDMMGGNGISDEFGVIRHLVNLEVVNTYEGTHDVHALIIGRAITGIAAFN from the coding sequence ATGAGCAAAACCGTATTCGACTGGAATTCCCCCCTGCTGCTGGAAGAACAACTGACGGGCGACGAACGCGCCGTGCTGGAAGCGGCCCGCGACTATTGCCAGGGCAGCCTGGTGCCAAGGGTCCTCGAATCGTTCCGCCATGGCCGCACGGACGCGGCCATTTTCCGCGAAATGGGTGAGCTGGGCTTGCTGGGCACCACCATTCCCGAAGAATACGGCGGCGCCGGCCTGAACTATGTTTGCTATGGCCTGGCCGCGCGCGAAGTCGAGCGCGTCGATTCGGGCTACCGCTCGATGATGAGCGTGCAATCGTCGTTGGTGATGGTGCCGATCAACGCCTTCGGCAACGAAGAAACCAAACAGAAATACCTGCCGAAACTGGCGACGGGCGAATTCATCGGCTGCTTCGGCCTGACGGAACCGAACCACGGCTCCGACCCTGGCAGCATGGTCACGCGCGCCCGTAAAGTGCCGGGCGGCTACAGCCTGTCGGGCGCCAAGATGTGGATCACCAACAGCCCGATCGCCGACGTGTTCGTCGTCTGGGCCAAGGACGATGAAGGCGCGATCCGCGGCTTCGTGCTGGAAAAAGGCTGGAAAGGCCTGTCGGCGCCGGAAATCCATGGCAAGGTGGGCTTGCGCACCAGCATCACCGGTGAAATCGTCATGGATGAAGTGTTTTGCCCGGAAGAAAACGCCTTCCCCGACGTGCGCGGCTTGAAAGGCCCGTTCACTTGCCTGAACAGCGCCCGCTACGGTATCGCCTGGGGCGCGCTGGGCGCGGCCGAAGACTGCTACCTGAAGGCCCGCCAATACACGATGGACCGCCAGCAATTCGGCCGCCCATTGGCAGCGAACCAGCTGGTGCAAAAGAAACTGGCCGACATGCTGACGGAAATCACCATGGGCTTGCAAGGCTGCTTGCGCCTGGGACGCATGAAGGATGAAGGCTCGCCCGCCGTGGAAATCACGTCCATCATGAAACGCAACAGCTGCGGCAAGGCGCTCGATATTGCCCGCATGGCGCGCGACATGATGGGTGGCAACGGCATTTCCGACGAGTTCGGCGTCATCCGCCACCTGGTCAACCTGGAAGTGGTCAACACCTATGAAGGCACGCACGATGTGCACGCGCTGATCATCGGCCGCGCCATCACCGGCATCGCCGCCTTCAACTAA
- a CDS encoding CaiB/BaiF CoA transferase family protein translates to MDALASTLRPAPLVGLRVLDLSRVLAGPWAGQMLADLGADVVKVEQPGRGDDTRSWGPPYLKDEDGRDTAEAAYFQCANRNKRSLCIDLAAPEGQALVRKLAAESDVLLENFKLDGLKQYGLDAASLLALNPRLVYCSITGFGQDGPYAARAGYDFLIQGMGGLMSITGIPDGQPGAGPQKVGVAQTDILTGLYATIAVQAALAERERSGLGQHIDLALLDVQVAALGNQAANYLCGGKVPQRMGNAHPNIVPYQDFPTADGDMILAIGNDGQFSRFCAVAGHPEWALDERFATNPQRVANRSILIPLMRQATVMRTTAEWISAFEAQAVPCGPVNRIDQVFADPQVVARGLKVEMPHPTAGTVALVANPVRLSSSPVQYRLPPPLLGQHTQEVLQQWLGLDNAEIDGLRERKVV, encoded by the coding sequence ATGGACGCCTTGGCTTCCACCCTGCGGCCCGCGCCGCTGGTCGGCTTGCGCGTGCTCGACCTGTCACGCGTGCTGGCCGGTCCGTGGGCCGGGCAAATGCTGGCCGACCTCGGTGCCGACGTGGTCAAGGTTGAACAGCCGGGCCGCGGCGACGACACGCGCTCCTGGGGTCCGCCGTACCTGAAAGACGAGGACGGCCGCGATACTGCCGAGGCCGCCTATTTCCAGTGCGCCAACCGCAACAAGCGCTCGCTGTGCATCGACCTGGCCGCCCCTGAAGGGCAAGCGCTGGTGCGCAAGCTGGCGGCCGAATCGGACGTGCTGCTGGAAAATTTCAAGCTCGATGGCTTGAAGCAATATGGTTTGGACGCGGCCAGTTTGCTGGCACTCAACCCGCGCCTCGTCTACTGCTCCATCACGGGCTTTGGCCAGGATGGGCCGTACGCGGCGCGCGCCGGCTATGACTTTTTGATCCAGGGCATGGGCGGCTTGATGAGCATCACGGGCATACCCGATGGCCAGCCCGGTGCCGGGCCGCAAAAAGTGGGCGTGGCGCAGACGGACATCCTGACGGGCCTGTACGCCACCATCGCCGTGCAGGCGGCGCTGGCCGAACGGGAACGCTCGGGCCTGGGCCAGCATATCGACCTGGCCTTGCTCGACGTGCAAGTGGCCGCGCTGGGCAACCAGGCCGCCAATTACCTGTGCGGCGGCAAAGTGCCGCAGCGTATGGGCAATGCGCATCCGAACATCGTGCCCTACCAGGATTTTCCTACGGCCGATGGCGACATGATTCTGGCGATCGGCAATGACGGGCAATTCTCGCGCTTTTGCGCCGTCGCCGGCCACCCGGAATGGGCGCTGGACGAACGTTTTGCCACCAATCCGCAGCGCGTGGCAAACCGGTCCATCCTGATCCCCCTGATGCGCCAGGCCACGGTCATGCGCACGACGGCCGAGTGGATCAGCGCCTTCGAGGCGCAAGCCGTGCCGTGCGGTCCCGTCAACCGCATCGACCAGGTCTTTGCCGACCCGCAAGTGGTGGCGCGTGGCTTGAAAGTGGAGATGCCGCATCCCACGGCGGGCACGGTGGCGCTGGTGGCCAATCCCGTGCGCCTCTCAAGCTCGCCGGTGCAATACCGCTTGCCGCCACCGTTGCTGGGGCAGCATACGCAGGAAGTGCTGCAGCAGTGGCTGGGGTTGGACAACGCGGAGATTGACGGCTTGCGCGAACGCAAGGTGGTGTAA
- a CDS encoding barstar family protein: MATAILNGKDITDAASFHAQCVPAFGFPEFYGNSMDAWVDCLSYLRDDENMTQFRLKPNEVLDIVVQDAEAMKAQVPDLLEEITFCIAGINERYEDYGEKPALKLTLK, from the coding sequence ATGGCCACTGCCATCCTGAATGGAAAAGACATCACCGACGCAGCGAGCTTTCACGCGCAATGCGTGCCAGCCTTCGGTTTCCCCGAGTTCTACGGCAACAGCATGGATGCCTGGGTCGATTGCCTCAGCTATCTGCGCGACGACGAAAACATGACGCAGTTCCGTTTGAAACCAAACGAAGTGCTCGACATCGTTGTGCAGGATGCGGAAGCGATGAAGGCGCAAGTGCCGGATTTACTGGAAGAAATCACGTTCTGTATCGCCGGCATCAACGAGCGCTATGAGGATTATGGCGAAAAGCCGGCGTTGAAGCTGACCCTGAAATAA
- the dapB gene encoding 4-hydroxy-tetrahydrodipicolinate reductase has product MTELKIAIAGASGRMGHILIEAVSNAPDAVLAGALDRAGSPSVGQDAAAFLGKPAGVLIESSLATGLAGADYLIDFTRPEGTLQHLAYCAEHGIKMIIGTTGFDDAGKAAIAAAAEKTAIMFAPNMSVGVNVTMKLLELAAKSLSEGYDIEIIEAHHRHKVDAPSGTALQMGEVVAGALGRDLKECAVYGREGVTGERDPSTIGFATIRGGDIVGDHTVLFAGIGERIEISHKSSSRVTYAHGALRAARFLADKPTGLFDMQDVLSLKN; this is encoded by the coding sequence ATGACTGAACTGAAAATTGCCATCGCTGGCGCCAGCGGCCGTATGGGCCATATCCTGATCGAAGCCGTCAGCAACGCGCCTGACGCTGTTCTCGCTGGCGCGCTCGACCGCGCTGGTTCGCCGTCCGTCGGCCAGGATGCCGCCGCCTTTCTCGGTAAACCTGCCGGCGTGCTGATCGAGTCAAGCCTGGCTACCGGCCTGGCCGGCGCCGATTACCTGATCGACTTCACGCGTCCCGAAGGCACTTTGCAGCACCTGGCGTATTGCGCCGAGCACGGCATCAAGATGATCATCGGCACCACCGGTTTCGATGACGCTGGCAAGGCCGCCATTGCCGCCGCCGCCGAAAAGACGGCCATCATGTTCGCGCCGAACATGAGCGTGGGCGTGAACGTCACCATGAAGCTGCTGGAACTGGCCGCGAAAAGCCTGTCCGAAGGCTACGACATCGAGATCATCGAAGCCCATCACCGCCACAAGGTCGATGCGCCGTCGGGCACGGCCCTGCAAATGGGTGAAGTGGTGGCCGGCGCCCTGGGCCGCGACTTGAAGGAATGCGCCGTGTACGGCCGCGAAGGCGTGACGGGCGAACGCGACCCGTCGACCATCGGCTTTGCCACCATCCGCGGCGGCGATATCGTCGGCGACCATACGGTGCTGTTTGCCGGCATCGGCGAGCGCATCGAGATCAGCCACAAGTCGAGCAGCCGCGTCACCTACGCCCACGGCGCCCTGCGCGCCGCGCGTTTCCTGGCCGACAAGCCGACCGGCCTGTTCGACATGCAGGACGTGCTGTCGCTGAAGAACTGA
- a CDS encoding outer membrane protein assembly factor BamE yields the protein MVCVALAMSGCASRGILGEKPAAAQKEGKELVPEQGAQTTTITPLQKFMWFFSPYRPDIQQGNFVSEEMLAQLKVGMTRDQVRFVLGTSLLTDIFHADRWDYPFRLARGSGETTSSRVVVYFGKDGKVERFEGGNLPTEKEYIDRIAGPSPFAKVAKADAPAAAVPSPVAPSAVPVPADAAPAIPVSKPEVAPAPAPATAPAAEPAPAPAAEPTK from the coding sequence ATGGTCTGTGTCGCGCTGGCCATGTCCGGCTGCGCCAGCCGTGGCATTCTGGGCGAAAAGCCGGCAGCTGCTCAAAAAGAAGGCAAGGAACTGGTTCCCGAACAGGGCGCACAAACGACCACCATCACGCCGCTGCAAAAATTCATGTGGTTTTTCTCGCCCTACCGTCCTGACATTCAACAAGGCAACTTCGTCTCCGAAGAGATGCTGGCCCAGTTGAAAGTGGGGATGACGCGCGACCAGGTGCGTTTCGTCCTCGGCACCTCGCTGCTGACCGATATCTTCCATGCCGACCGCTGGGATTACCCGTTCCGCCTGGCCCGGGGCAGTGGCGAAACCACCAGCAGCCGCGTGGTCGTGTACTTCGGCAAGGATGGCAAAGTGGAACGTTTCGAAGGCGGCAACTTGCCGACGGAAAAAGAATACATCGACCGCATCGCCGGTCCGTCGCCATTCGCCAAGGTTGCCAAGGCTGACGCGCCTGCCGCCGCCGTGCCATCGCCCGTGGCGCCAAGCGCCGTGCCGGTGCCGGCCGACGCCGCCCCTGCCATTCCTGTGAGCAAGCCTGAAGTTGCACCCGCACCCGCACCCGCAACGGCGCCTGCCGCCGAGCCTGCACCTGCACCTGCTGCCGAACCCACCAAATAA
- the fur gene encoding ferric iron uptake transcriptional regulator: MSNNPSDLKASGLKATLPRLKILDIFQSSPVRHLTAEDVYKILLADNMDVGLATVYRVLTQFEQAGLLNRNHFETGKAIFELNEGSHHDHLVCLDCGRVEEFFDEEIEIRQQKVAEERGFKIAEHALAIYGNCTKTACPHKTA; the protein is encoded by the coding sequence ATGAGTAACAATCCTAGTGATCTCAAGGCAAGCGGCCTGAAAGCCACCCTGCCACGGCTGAAGATACTCGATATCTTCCAGAGTAGCCCGGTACGCCACCTGACCGCGGAAGACGTGTATAAAATTCTGCTGGCCGACAATATGGATGTCGGTTTGGCAACTGTCTACCGCGTCCTGACGCAGTTCGAACAGGCTGGCTTGCTCAACCGCAACCATTTTGAAACCGGCAAGGCGATTTTCGAACTCAACGAAGGCTCCCACCACGACCACCTGGTGTGCCTCGACTGTGGCCGGGTCGAAGAATTCTTCGACGAAGAAATCGAAATCCGCCAGCAAAAAGTGGCCGAGGAGCGCGGCTTCAAGATCGCCGAACACGCCCTGGCCATCTACGGCAACTGCACCAAGACAGCTTGCCCGCACAAAACCGCCTGA
- the hrcA gene encoding heat-inducible transcriptional repressor HrcA, with protein MQLDTRAQTLLKALVERYIADGLPVGSRALSKISGLDLSPATIRNIMADLEELGYVSSPHTSAGRIPTPRGYRIFVDTLLTVRHLDEHMVESRMRLQTPQPQKTIANAAQMLSSLSQFAGVVLSPRRESVFQQIEFLRLSEKRILLVIVAPGGDVQNRLLLTEADYTPAQLVQSANYINQNYGGLSFDAVRVRLQGELRQLRDDMGSLMQAAVEAGSEAMADHSDDMVISGERNLLSVSDLSSNMHSLRQMFDMFEQKTGLMQLLDVSSKATGVQIFIGGESNLVPMDEMSVVTAPYEVNGKIVGTLGVIGPTRMAYERVIPIVDITAKLLSSALSHH; from the coding sequence ATGCAACTCGATACACGTGCCCAAACACTGCTGAAAGCCCTGGTCGAGCGATATATCGCCGACGGCCTGCCGGTCGGTTCGCGCGCCTTGTCGAAAATTTCCGGCCTCGACCTGTCGCCGGCCACGATCCGCAACATCATGGCTGACTTGGAAGAGCTCGGTTATGTGTCCAGTCCGCACACCTCGGCCGGACGCATCCCCACGCCGCGCGGCTACCGCATCTTTGTCGACACCTTGCTGACGGTCCGGCACCTGGACGAGCACATGGTGGAGTCGCGCATGCGCCTGCAGACGCCGCAGCCGCAAAAAACCATCGCCAACGCGGCGCAGATGCTGTCGTCGCTGTCGCAGTTTGCCGGCGTCGTGCTCAGTCCGCGCCGCGAATCCGTGTTCCAGCAAATCGAATTCTTGCGCCTGTCCGAAAAACGCATCCTGCTCGTCATCGTCGCCCCCGGCGGCGACGTGCAGAACCGTTTATTGCTGACGGAAGCCGACTATACGCCGGCGCAACTGGTGCAATCGGCCAACTATATCAACCAGAATTATGGCGGCCTGTCCTTCGACGCCGTGCGCGTGCGCCTGCAGGGCGAGCTGCGCCAGCTGCGTGACGATATGGGCAGCCTGATGCAGGCGGCCGTGGAAGCGGGCAGCGAAGCGATGGCCGACCATAGCGACGACATGGTGATTTCCGGCGAGCGCAACTTGCTCAGCGTGAGCGATCTGTCCTCGAATATGCATTCGCTGCGCCAGATGTTCGACATGTTCGAGCAAAAAACGGGCTTGATGCAGCTGCTCGACGTGTCGAGCAAGGCGACGGGCGTGCAGATTTTCATCGGCGGCGAATCGAACCTGGTGCCGATGGATGAGATGAGCGTGGTGACGGCGCCGTATGAAGTCAACGGCAAGATCGTGGGAACGCTGGGAGTGATCGGGCCGACGCGCATGGCTTACGAACGCGTCATCCCGATTGTCGATATCACGGCCAAGTTGCTGTCAAGCGCGCTCAGCCATCATTGA
- a CDS encoding HAD family hydrolase has protein sequence MSLAPVKPAVPPKAILFDLDDTLWPIAPVIAAAETLLHDWLATHAPKVAQQFSIEVLRQHRLAMLNAQPHFHGNLIELRRAGLLAAFEAAGEDPALVDGAIAQFLAARHRVQPYDDVLPGLAWMGQRMLVGSISNGNADLEIIGLAQHFKVSIAASDFGVAKPDASIFLAACAALDVAPHEAVYVGDDLYFDVTGAQGAGMRAVWMNRKGSDAHLAAGVQPDAICANFNELLLWLQGQLED, from the coding sequence ATGTCCCTTGCTCCTGTAAAACCCGCCGTGCCGCCCAAGGCCATCCTGTTTGACCTCGACGATACCTTGTGGCCTATCGCGCCCGTGATTGCCGCCGCCGAAACCCTGCTGCACGACTGGCTGGCCACGCATGCGCCCAAGGTGGCGCAGCAGTTTTCCATCGAGGTGTTGCGCCAGCATCGCCTGGCCATGCTCAATGCGCAGCCGCATTTCCATGGCAACCTGATCGAGTTGCGCCGCGCGGGCCTGCTGGCCGCCTTCGAGGCGGCCGGCGAGGATCCCGCCCTGGTCGACGGCGCCATCGCGCAGTTCCTTGCGGCCCGTCATCGCGTCCAGCCATATGACGACGTCTTGCCGGGCCTGGCCTGGATGGGCCAGCGTATGCTGGTCGGCTCCATCTCGAATGGCAATGCGGACCTTGAAATTATCGGCCTGGCGCAGCATTTCAAGGTATCGATCGCCGCCAGCGACTTTGGCGTGGCCAAGCCCGACGCCAGCATCTTCCTGGCCGCTTGCGCCGCGCTGGACGTGGCGCCCCATGAAGCCGTGTATGTCGGCGACGATCTGTATTTCGATGTGACGGGAGCGCAGGGGGCGGGCATGCGTGCCGTGTGGATGAACCGCAAGGGCAGCGATGCCCACCTGGCCGCCGGCGTGCAGCCCGACGCCATCTGCGCCAACTTTAATGAATTGCTGTTGTGGTTGCAGGGGCAACTGGAAGATTGA
- the mmsB gene encoding 3-hydroxyisobutyrate dehydrogenase, whose product MQHIAFIGLGNMGAPMARNLVAAGFHVSVFDLAPAAVASLVEAGATAAASASAAVQTADAVITMLPANKHVQELYLAAGGVLDSAKPGALFIDCSTIAADVARQVAQAASERGFAMIDAPVSGGTAGAAAGTLTFIVGGSVAALQQARPLLEKMGKNIFHAGEAGAGQVAKICNNMLLGILMAGTAEALNLGVAHGLDPKVLSDIMAKSSGRNWTLEVYNPWPGVMDGTPASRDYTGGFGTALMLKDLGLAQQSALSANAPTPLGGLVRQLYQMHAQAGYAQQDFSSIVQMLQPGLNKPV is encoded by the coding sequence ATGCAACATATCGCTTTCATCGGCTTGGGCAACATGGGCGCGCCGATGGCCCGCAATCTGGTGGCCGCCGGCTTTCACGTGTCCGTGTTCGACCTGGCGCCGGCGGCAGTGGCGTCCCTCGTCGAGGCGGGCGCCACGGCGGCTGCGTCCGCCAGCGCGGCCGTGCAGACGGCCGACGCCGTCATCACCATGTTGCCAGCCAATAAGCACGTGCAGGAACTGTACCTGGCGGCCGGTGGCGTGCTCGATTCGGCCAAGCCCGGTGCCTTGTTCATCGATTGCAGCACCATCGCCGCCGATGTGGCGCGGCAAGTGGCGCAGGCGGCCAGCGAGCGCGGCTTTGCCATGATCGATGCGCCCGTCTCGGGCGGCACGGCGGGCGCGGCGGCTGGCACCCTGACTTTTATCGTCGGCGGTAGTGTAGCGGCCTTGCAGCAGGCGCGGCCTTTGTTGGAAAAGATGGGCAAGAATATCTTCCATGCGGGCGAGGCGGGCGCGGGCCAGGTGGCGAAGATTTGCAACAACATGCTGCTGGGTATCTTGATGGCGGGGACGGCCGAGGCGCTGAACCTGGGCGTGGCGCATGGCCTGGACCCGAAAGTATTGTCCGATATCATGGCCAAGAGTTCGGGCCGCAACTGGACCCTGGAAGTGTACAACCCGTGGCCCGGTGTCATGGACGGCACGCCCGCGTCGCGCGATTACACGGGCGGCTTCGGCACGGCGCTGATGTTGAAAGACCTGGGCCTGGCGCAGCAGTCGGCCCTGTCGGCGAACGCGCCCACGCCCTTGGGCGGGCTGGTGCGGCAGTTGTACCAGATGCATGCGCAAGCCGGTTATGCGCAGCAGGATTTCTCCAGCATCGTGCAAATGTTGCAGCCGGGCTTGAATAAACCCGTTTGA
- a CDS encoding enoyl-CoA hydratase/isomerase family protein — protein MVETVKIEERDCPGGMKLGVITLDAPKSLHALTLDMIRAIDGALVRWASDAAIACVVLQSSTDKAFCAGGDVRSLRTAVVEQPDVVPNPQALAFFAEEYRLDHRIHTYVKPLLVWGGGIVMGGGLGLMAGASHRVVTESTRIAMPEITIGLFPDVGGSWFLGRMPGRSGLFLGLTGVPMNAADALFTGLGDYFLRQEERAMVLDSLALAQWQASPQANSEQLNRLLRGFSAPASMLPVSEVRANFDAIAVLTQAPTLPEVVAAIAAYDGDSAWLQKAAHSLDKGAPTSAALVWAMRERTRHMSLAQVFQLELIVAVQCCAHADFREGVRALLIDKDNAPQWQPASLAEVSGAYLNEYFAAPWDSHPLRDLH, from the coding sequence ATGGTTGAGACCGTCAAGATAGAAGAACGCGACTGTCCCGGCGGCATGAAGCTGGGCGTCATCACCCTCGACGCGCCAAAGTCGCTGCACGCCCTGACCCTGGACATGATACGTGCCATCGATGGCGCCCTCGTGCGCTGGGCCAGTGACGCTGCCATCGCCTGCGTGGTGCTGCAATCGTCGACCGACAAGGCCTTCTGTGCCGGCGGCGACGTGCGCAGCCTGCGCACGGCCGTCGTCGAGCAGCCGGATGTCGTGCCGAACCCGCAGGCGCTGGCCTTCTTTGCCGAGGAATACCGGCTCGACCACCGCATCCATACGTACGTGAAACCGTTGCTGGTATGGGGCGGCGGCATCGTCATGGGCGGCGGGCTGGGCCTGATGGCGGGCGCCAGCCATCGCGTGGTGACGGAAAGCACGCGCATCGCCATGCCGGAAATCACCATCGGCCTGTTCCCCGACGTGGGCGGCAGCTGGTTCCTCGGCCGTATGCCGGGGCGCAGCGGCCTGTTCCTGGGGCTGACGGGGGTGCCGATGAACGCGGCCGACGCCCTGTTCACGGGTCTGGGCGACTATTTCCTGCGCCAGGAAGAGCGCGCCATGGTGCTTGACTCGCTGGCGCTGGCGCAATGGCAAGCCAGCCCGCAAGCGAACAGCGAGCAGCTGAACCGCTTGCTGCGCGGCTTCTCGGCGCCGGCATCCATGCTGCCCGTCTCGGAAGTGCGCGCCAACTTCGACGCCATCGCCGTGCTGACGCAAGCGCCCACCTTGCCTGAAGTGGTGGCCGCCATTGCCGCGTATGACGGCGATTCGGCCTGGCTGCAAAAGGCGGCCCACTCGCTCGACAAGGGCGCGCCCACTTCGGCGGCCTTGGTCTGGGCCATGCGTGAACGCACACGCCACATGAGTCTGGCGCAAGTGTTCCAGCTGGAATTGATTGTTGCCGTGCAATGCTGCGCCCATGCCGATTTCCGCGAAGGCGTACGCGCCTTGCTGATCGACAAGGACAACGCGCCGCAGTGGCAGCCGGCCAGTCTGGCCGAGGTCAGCGGTGCGTATCTCAATGAATATTTCGCGGCGCCATGGGATAGCCATCCTTTGCGCGACCTGCATTAA
- a CDS encoding enoyl-CoA hydratase, translating into MSKVYTNLLLERRGHTALVTLDNPPAHTWTLASLNALTQLVADLNADPDVYALVITGGGAKFFSAGADLKVFADGNKDTAFAMAAAFGEAFEALSAFRGVSIAAINGYAMGGGLECALACDIRIAEEHAQMALPEASVGLLPCAGGTQHLPWLVGEGWAKRMILCGERVDAAKALAIGLVEEVVPTGKAAATALALAAKVARQSPSSVTACKTLIQGARSHPLVNSLPDERTLFLGLFDTQDQKEGVQAFLEKRPAEWKNG; encoded by the coding sequence ATGAGCAAAGTGTATACAAATTTACTGCTGGAACGCCGTGGCCATACGGCCCTGGTGACCCTCGACAACCCGCCAGCCCACACGTGGACCCTGGCCAGCCTGAACGCGCTGACGCAGCTGGTGGCCGACCTGAATGCGGATCCGGACGTGTATGCGCTCGTGATCACGGGCGGCGGCGCCAAGTTCTTCTCGGCCGGTGCCGACCTGAAAGTGTTTGCCGACGGCAATAAGGACACGGCGTTCGCCATGGCCGCCGCCTTTGGCGAGGCGTTCGAGGCGCTGTCCGCGTTTCGCGGCGTCAGCATCGCCGCCATCAATGGCTATGCCATGGGTGGCGGGCTTGAATGCGCGCTCGCTTGCGATATTCGCATTGCCGAAGAACACGCGCAGATGGCCTTGCCGGAAGCGTCCGTCGGCTTGCTGCCGTGCGCGGGCGGCACGCAGCATTTGCCGTGGCTGGTGGGCGAAGGCTGGGCCAAGCGCATGATTTTATGTGGCGAGAGAGTCGATGCGGCCAAGGCCCTGGCCATCGGCCTGGTCGAGGAAGTCGTGCCAACCGGCAAGGCTGCCGCTACGGCACTGGCCCTGGCCGCCAAGGTGGCGCGCCAGAGCCCCAGCAGCGTGACGGCCTGCAAGACCCTGATCCAGGGCGCGCGCAGCCATCCGCTGGTCAATTCCTTGCCAGACGAGCGCACCTTGTTCCTCGGCCTGTTCGATACGCAAGACCAGAAAGAGGGCGTGCAAGCGTTCCTGGAAAAACGTCCGGCGGAGTGGAAGAATGGTTGA
- a CDS encoding acyl-CoA dehydrogenase family protein: MDFELSDEQREFQQAARAFAEGELAPHAAHWDAESIFPVETIAKAGEMGFCGLYTPQRWGGLGLSRQDAAIVFEELAGGCTSTTAYITIHNMATWMLSRWGQEALCDEWVPALAAGQKLASYCLTEPQSGSDAASLRTKAARNGDFYVLDGTKAFISGAGQTDMLIVMARTGGEGAAGISAFAVPANLPGIVYGKKEEKMGWNSQPTRIISFDQVKVPAANLLGAEGEGFAIAMKGIDGGRINIAVCSVGTAQAALTRAQTYMKERTQFGRELAQFQALQFKLADMLTELVAARQMVRLAAWKLDQESPDATAYCAMAKRFATDVGFNVANDALQLHGGYGYIREYPLERHVRDTRVHQILEGTNEIMRLIVARAILKDGATETLR, encoded by the coding sequence ATGGACTTTGAACTGAGCGACGAGCAGCGCGAGTTCCAGCAGGCGGCGCGCGCGTTTGCCGAAGGGGAACTGGCGCCGCACGCGGCCCATTGGGACGCGGAATCGATCTTTCCCGTGGAAACGATCGCCAAGGCGGGCGAGATGGGCTTTTGCGGCCTGTACACGCCGCAGCGCTGGGGCGGCCTGGGCCTCTCGCGCCAGGATGCGGCCATCGTGTTTGAAGAGCTGGCCGGCGGCTGCACCTCGACCACGGCCTACATCACGATTCACAACATGGCCACCTGGATGCTGTCGCGCTGGGGCCAGGAAGCCCTGTGCGACGAGTGGGTGCCGGCCCTGGCCGCTGGCCAGAAGCTGGCCAGTTATTGCCTGACGGAACCGCAGTCGGGTTCCGACGCGGCATCCTTGCGCACCAAGGCCGCCAGGAATGGCGACTTTTATGTACTCGACGGTACGAAAGCCTTCATTTCCGGCGCGGGCCAGACGGACATGCTGATCGTCATGGCGAGGACTGGAGGCGAAGGCGCGGCCGGCATTTCCGCGTTTGCCGTGCCGGCGAACTTGCCCGGCATCGTGTATGGCAAGAAAGAAGAAAAGATGGGCTGGAACAGCCAGCCTACGCGCATCATCAGCTTTGACCAGGTGAAAGTGCCGGCAGCTAACTTGCTGGGTGCGGAAGGCGAAGGCTTTGCCATTGCCATGAAGGGCATCGATGGCGGGCGCATCAATATCGCCGTGTGCTCGGTGGGCACGGCGCAGGCGGCCCTCACGCGCGCGCAAACCTACATGAAGGAGCGCACGCAGTTCGGCCGCGAACTGGCGCAATTCCAGGCCTTGCAATTCAAGCTGGCCGACATGCTGACGGAACTGGTGGCGGCGCGCCAGATGGTGCGCCTGGCGGCGTGGAAACTGGACCAGGAAAGCCCGGACGCCACGGCGTATTGCGCCATGGCCAAACGTTTCGCCACGGATGTCGGTTTTAATGTGGCCAACGATGCGCTGCAATTGCACGGCGGCTATGGCTACATCCGCGAGTATCCGCTCGAGCGCCACGTGCGCGACACGCGGGTGCACCAGATCCTGGAAGGGACGAATGAAATTATGCGCCTGATCGTCGCGCGAGCGATTTTGAAAGACGGCGCCACGGAGACCTTACGATGA